The genomic stretch accgataaatccaaggctggttttgtctttttgttgaacggaggggcggtttgctggagaagtttcaaggagtctgtgactgctgattctacaacggaagctcagtaaattgcagcctctgaagctgcaaaggaagctgtttggattaggcaatttttagacgGACTGAAGGTAGTactaccgccgaggatcctatcactttgtattctGATAAtagtggggcaatttttcaagcaaaagagcctatgtctagtaacaaatctagactgtacttaggaaatttcatgtaattagagatttaatcgaaaggaaagaaattaaaGTTTGTAAGGTTAGGACAGCTggcaacatcgctgatcctttaaccaaacctttgtctcaagctaaacatgatagtcatgtagtttcgatggggttgagacgaatgccagaactgttgtaaattatatgatatgtaataatcaaaatattgtatttattatttcatatatgataagttgcatttgtcgttatattaagttttatgtctgaatttatatactttgtttcctccaaataggttgtaaggacagtgtcgaaccctattaagtgaactggattaacattgtattctgTCCCTAGTTatttaatgaggtgacgtctcgaagtgactagattgtaaggcgatagatgacaggttcgactgtcatatggtcatagtgatggctggtcgattacatgggcagattgtgagacaatttgtcggacagtgaccgtttatatagtacttttgttgctaggtcgtggcaaggatttctatttattcctttgagtcaattctttagactggtgactatttgtctgagttggtacggttttccgatggctttggtttttgttctaggtcgcaccgtaaaaggaggccgatgagcatttactgggtcattgtgatctgtatcgaatgaagaaaataagtcaacgggattgtccttttaagtcatattttatatcaaggccactcgaggagagatgactgtgaatgcgtggccacgctcggatgcgatctatagtagattatccggtcagacaatCATTCTCCTgattgaggaaaccactttatgatatgatcacgtgcaagaacgacctgaaagacatcttgtaTTGAGtaggagatattattggacaagagaattggtaacgcacacttgtgtcagacaagtgggagattgttggagtagtgtcctccacaatgagtgcgtttacatattaaatctcgtaaaaggaatatcagggatttatttatttatttattagtcagctggtcatcgttaatcggtaatgattggctaacttgAGTTTGACATtgttgtcgtgtgacggcggtgatcagctgatcccgttaggtcacacctataggatgacgcccaaatagaataaattaattatttgtatgagatacgagataattaattccttgtattatttgacttttagttagtcacataaatttattatttgatgacggtTTACGAACTCAGGACAAGGATATTTATTATTTACTTATGTgatgtttaaataataaatgattagaatttattaattaatagttaattaattaattttatacgatatgtgtatatgttttgaggtggaattaattagctatttaatttttttagagGTTATAAAATTAGataagtgggataatattgacacattgtatatttataaaatagtcttatgaccacttaatagttaagtagtcattggtagttaagttgtattatttaagtgtttaataataaaattaatatttaactatgtaagataattaaaaataagacttataagcatttgtggggcaaatatcgaaaatcgaaatggacccaaaaaGGTCCATATGGACTGATTTTTTAGGGCGTTACAAGTGTTCATTTGGTGGCATTTTCCACTCATaattcccccccccccctaatgtaatcccctataaaatctagtgcaaaatagtggcggaaacactgtcgaatgggattaaatacacaaagataaaagttctaactgttataaattgagaatgtataaaattctcaaggataaaaaataaataaatggtcaagtctaaacaaatgccacttttataaaaagggcgaaaataaaaatcctcaaaagtgttaaaactaataaccataaaagaaagcataAAAAAGAGTAGGAtatgcaaactactcgctagctcacacagaaatccccaggaaagctaatacctgtcatgttataaacataacagccacaatcagtggggagtaactcgacgttctcccagccatatcacatgatataaatgttacagatgcaaTAATATATCAAAAATAAATTGAAATATCAAAAACATATATAACAAAAATAATTATCAAACTCACGCTTAAAATAAACGTgatgcatgcttaaaagcaaaattcctccaatgatagaatggaaataatatagttcatGCTAGATTTTCACTTTGGCTATACTCCTTGATATCGCaacatcttacactagtttcgagaacccagtgtcacgcaaaggtgaccaactccaggtccactcactagacaacaaactataacaagactcgtcttaccacgcagtgcgtagtcccagtctaagtacatgtacatgactctacgacaatctgtacctCTAACAAGGGTACCTAATCatatagctgtataagaacccgtatgccttagtttattattctctGCCTTTACTTTCATCATTCCAAACTTAAAATcccaagtgatatagtatattcTTCAAATGGTTGGTAAGTGAACTACACATTTATTTTAttcgaattagaaaacttaaacttaaatccaaaagtataaaatttattcAAGGACTTTAcataaattaagttactgaaattaaactttaaagacaatcctttgacttaaggtactttagtaaggacttattacttaggctttagtgagacggagttctacattagtttataaaactgaacagtagtattttaaaattcataattaattacagaaaaatcGAAATGACGCAAAGCTAATTTTCATGGTTTCCTGTAACTTTTAGCTACAACTTTAATTTTGACCAACTTTAAATTACGAAcgtatcaggggtctaaaaattcatttctaaaaactgtcagaaaacgtcacccataatgtttcagttcataaatctactttagaaaacattttaaggcaaggcataattttaaacataattaaacATTATAAAGCTTCTTTGACAGAAAGATTAGCTACAGTATCAAAagaaaaatatcttttaaaaatgaatctttgagagaagtcagaaacgcgttttacaggcgagctgttcacaaataatttattctgaccaaaGCACCTGGGCCTGATGGATTCTCCTCTCAATTCTTTAGAGATTCTTTTGATATTACTGGGACTGATATTATTGGAGCGGTGCAGGAGTTTTTCTCTTCAGGAAAAATGCTCAAGCAGATCAACTCCACTACTATAACTCTTATTCCTAAGAAGACCAGGCCTAATACTGTGGCGGATTTTAGACCCATTGCGTGTTGCAATGTGGTCTATAAAATCATTTCTAAAGTGATTTGCACTAGACTTGCCACGTTTTTTACCCGACATTATCAAAGTGAGACTCAGAGTGCTTTTCTTAAAGGACGGGATATTGTTGATAATATCCTCATTTGCCATGACCTGGTTAGATTGTACAAAAGGAAGGCTTGTTCTCCTAGATGTATGATAAAGGTGGATCTAAAAAAGGCATACGATTCTATTGAGTGGGAGTTTATCAAGCAGATGCTGAAGGCTCTTAAATTCCTTGATCAAATGGTACATTGGATAATGGAGTGTGTTACTACTCCTTGGTATACCTTGTCTCTTAATGGTTCTAACTTTGGGTATTTCCAAGGAAGGAGAGGGATTCGGCAAGGTGATCTTATGTCCCCTCTGCTATTTACTATTTGCATGGAGTATCTCAGCCGGATAATGGGTTCTGTTACTAATACCATGGAGTTTACTTATCATCCCCTCTGTAGAGCACTTAGACTGAATCAGCTGTGCTTTGCAGATGATCTTCTAATGTTCTGCAGGGGAGACAAGGCATCAATTATTACTATACTTCGAGCATTTGCCACCTTCTCTACAGCATCAGGGTTGGTATTAATCGTGAGAAGTCTGATATTTACTTCAATGGTATGCGCAGTGATGATGTTCAGTATGTCTTAAGTGTATATGGGTTCAAAGAGAGCTAGTTTCCTTTCAGATACCTTGGTATACCAATCTTGTATAAAAGAATGGCAGTGGGTGATTGTTCTAGACTAGTTGAGAAGATTGTGCTGAGAATTCGTGGTTGGGGTGCCAGAAAGTTAAGTTATGCGGGCATGCTTGTTCTGGTTCAGGCTGTTTTGTCTCAACTTCATAGTTTTTGGACTCGTATTTTTATCATACCTGCTACTGTGATGGACAGGATTAACCACATATGCAGGAACTACCTTTGGTGTGGGTCTGATGAGTTCCACAAGACACCACCTGTTGCTTGGGATAGAGTCTGTACAGCAAAAAAGTATGGAGGTCTTGGCATTGTTAATGGGAAAAACTGGAACATGGCTATGTTAGGCAAGTATGTATGGTGGTTAGCTGAGAAAACTGATCATTTATGGATACGATGGGTTAATCACATGTACATCAAAGGCTAAAACTGGTTGGATTATTCACTTACGGTTAGTTCCAGTTGGACTTGGAGGAAAATTTGCCAAGTCAAAGATATACTTAAACCTGGGTATTGTCAAGGCAAATGGAGTACTAATGCTGGGGTTTATACTGTTTCGGTTGGGTATACTTGGTTATAGGGTAATCCTTTACCTGTACCATGGTATCCTGTTATCTGGAACAGGCTTAACCTTCCCAAGCACTCCATCATAGGTTGGCTGGCTATTCAATGCCGTCTGTTAACAAAGGATAGGTTACTCAGATTTAACATCATTTCAGATGGATATTGTGATATGTGCTTAGATCATTTGGAGGATCATAATCATTTGCTCTATAAGTGTAGATTTAGTGCTTGCTGCTGGAGGCTGCTGGCAGATTGGTTGAATATTACTCTCCCTGATACTGATATTCTGAACTGGTGCATAAGGTGGAGGTGTCGATCCTTGATGAAAAAACATATCGTTATCAGTGCTATCATGGCTATGGTTTATCAAATATGGACTGCCCGCAACATTTGCAGAGTGGACAACAAAATGGTTCATCCAAAGTTTGCGGTTAATAATGCTGCTGCTATGGTGAAGAGTAGAGGGCAAGCATGGAAATGGACGTCTAAATTTCAACGTTTGCATTGGATGCCTTGGATGTAATTCTAGCTAGTTTTATTTTCTGTCGGTATCAATGCTCTTGCACTTGGTGATTTTGTACTGtaaatttttaattattaatataattttcacatttcaccaaaaaaaaaaaattattctgaCCAAACCGTAAGTTTAAATATTATGAAATTTTTTATGCAGACTCTACACTTTGAAATAATAGGAGTCTATTCTTTATCCTTTTGTAAATTCGAAATAAAAATAGGTGAAATGATTTTTACAAACAGGcgaacatatttgacagatttaacaacagttttcatcaaacttgtaaaatacaccataaatcgaaaacaatgattgaagacctacaaatttatacacaacctaatactccatgtctctgccaCATATTAAAATCTCGTGAATTAATGATTTAatttactccctccgtaccacaccataggtaacgtagggaaaattggagtatttaagaaaaagtggaaaaagtaagggtaaagagggaaaaaataggtggggtatgtaattgtgggtttaattgtgggttggtaggtggggtatgtaatggcattttgtgtaaatatcaaatgggtataaggataacttggtaatgttgtgggccaaataaggaatgttacctttggtgtggtacaatcgtttatagtaagtgttacctttggtctggtacggagggagtagtatttttaacataattaaaaccgaacagaatcgcTTTAATCGCAAAAACTGCATCGATACTTTAAATTatgaaataaatactaaaactccaaaacaATTACCACGAAAATTGATGGTATTttaaaatcaactattaattCCAGAGAAATAATTTACATcggtttaaattataaaaatagaTTATTAAAATCCTAATATCAAAACAATCGATTTgatcataaaacttgtaaatcaaccaaaataaatattgacaaaataaaattatacATAGTCGAAATAAATTATGGATATCAAAAGATCAGAAATTAAAGGTTTCGAAAATCATATGTATCAATAAATCATCATAAAACTTTGAAAATCCAATAATACATGCAACTACAACAATTAAACcgatgtaataccgagtaacgtcgaagttaccttgtcacgaatccgaatccacatatgctagccttcaatatttcctctacaaacccttagaataggatgaacggatgatgagagaAGGTCAAtccaaataaagaagcaagaagataagcacgtacgtagaataatttgtaaaaaaaaataaagaagcaagaaggcaagcacgtacgtaaattTTATAGAAACGACGGCCGCTCAGGtacgttttgatttttttgatttttttgttttttgtttgaatGAAACCTAATAAATCTATAAAAACGATAGAGTTTATAAGAgactaaaataagaaataaagacttcttaaaagttttaAGTTGACTGGCCAAAATGGTTgtttaaacaaccaaaaatatcatcccattttaaataaaaataaatattttaaataaaaataaataaaagggatgATGTAAATATTATCTTGtaatttttaataaatacaaagtGTATAAAATGCTTTGTATTAAAATTACTATCACACTGTTCAAAAAGGTGATGAACCAGAATCGTTTTCCCATTTTATAAAAATGTGGCATATAATTAAAAGTTAGTACATTTATAAATTAGGCCTggaattaataaaaatggtgttaAGTAAAACATTAAACCAAAATtagtataaaaataaataaaaacaaacctctttaatgaaaatcaaataaatgagatttattaaaATGGTTTGTGTTACACccaaattgcctataaataccaccaaGCTCCACCATTTTTTGTGGTTGGAAAAAttggaagaaaaattggtcttttcttgttgttttggaaGGCTCGCTTGGAGTTTTAAAAGaccattttttttcttattttgttcatcttaaaacatttaaaacacatataaaataaactaataatattatcaaagtaataatataattagtacatcaaaaataccaataaacaaggttactactacatttacctagttagtattttagtagtattttgggttaatcttaggtaccaccttaggagattacctactttggtaattaaagtgttggaggatc from Silene latifolia isolate original U9 population chromosome 2, ASM4854445v1, whole genome shotgun sequence encodes the following:
- the LOC141641027 gene encoding uncharacterized protein LOC141641027, with amino-acid sequence MAVGDCSRLVEKIVLRIRGWGARKLSYAGMLVLVQAVLSQLHSFWTRIFIIPATVMDRINHICRNYLWCGSDEFHKTPPVAWDRVCTAKKYGGLGIVNGKNWNMAMLGNWTWRKICQVKDILKPGYCQGKWSTNAGVYTVSVGLNLPKHSIIGWLAIQCRLLTKDRLLRFNIISDGYCDMCLDHLEDHNHLLYKCRFSACCWRLLADWLNITLPDTDILNWCIRWRCRSLMKKHIVISAIMAMVYQIWTARNICRVDNKMVHPKFAVNNAAAMVKSRGQAWKWTSKFQRLHWMPWM